From Cataglyphis hispanica isolate Lineage 1 chromosome 3, ULB_Chis1_1.0, whole genome shotgun sequence, a single genomic window includes:
- the LOC126848224 gene encoding ATP-binding cassette sub-family C member 5-like isoform X4 yields MTQTTEGNNDKDKQTESNTQHNYNERSSEPDRQQQQSLLPKASSSTAKQVREYIPRSGMKKYHHALSNLIPVRYQNQKKENWPADNAGLFSYVYITWMTPYFWKAYKKGLMIKDLPDISLYDTCEYNALRLDILWQQELSKNGPNAASFFMVAWRFVRTRICISCFLMSCSLIFGFISPTILMRKILEHVESSEEGFWDGLKWVLLLMLCDSLRAFFFTWTWNMNYKTGLRLKSACVALLYKKIIRLNSLGNKSIGEIINLFCNDSQRLFDVIIYGPMIISGPIVLICGIIYILWLFNPIALIGIAVFLSFYPCQYFISRATGYFRSKSVNITDARVRLMSEILECIKLIKMYSWEKYFSQKLLAIRKKEECWLHKTAYFQSLSISLTPAIPVISAIVTFLAHVTSGSGLTAAQAFPMTTLFGNLLRLALTSLKDTTRYFINALIALRRFKNVLLLDEGCCQASKPIVRSQAVAIANGTFVCDSMKLQRDTSINNKKKNNMSSFITNNSTELENLNQPQEAKYIEVLSDIHFGAPKGKLVGICGHVGSGKSSLLLAALGQLRMTKGHILREGTCAYVSQQAWIVNGTFKENILFGEEFDAKRYYHTITICNLKDDLNMLPGGDDTEIGERGVNLSGGQKQRVALARAYYANRDVYFLDDPLSAVDMYIGSYIFEKLIVEALRNKSVLFVTHNIQFLKRCDEIYMMNIGKIVEHGTHEDLMRLDREYASMVKSSTVAAEDNLSSGKFVGTQKNIISIGGSELEKTEMGHKENDREKSYKGTLTVTEKAETGAVKSHTYHTYIEATGGYLVAVLVFFTFFLNVGSSAFSTWWLAVWINAGGGNITVPESNDTVYIEDINANPDFSFYRNIYGACIAGILLTSFIRGIAITFTTIKASTTLHNTFLRKIISSPLMFFETTPSGRIQNIFSRDIDEIDNYLPISIENMVQNIFTCIFAIFFICGVLPWFSIALFLFGALFFFVSKLFRICMRDLKRMENISRSPVLSFVTTTIQGLSTIHAFQKEKNFLYRFEELFNTNNLCQHLCQAAMRWSAVRLDSLVIASSCITALLVISFKNEISPAFAGLAMAYATQMTGIFQYTVRLMSETEVRFISVERISYYLKTLQREGASKTVALKPADDWPSRGKIEFKAVQLRYREELPLVLIDLSFTIKAGEKIGIVGRTGSGKSSLIVALFRLVEICEGIIKIDGIDVSKLELDVLRSKLSIIPQDPILFSGTIRSNLDPFQRHTDCDIWNALEKTQMKDRVSLMPGNLDASVGFGGNNLSVGERQLLCLSRALLHSAKVLILDEATAAVDPETEATVQSTLQNEFADCTVLTIAHRLQTVVACNRILVMSNGRVVEFDAPTILLSRPDSEFSKLMAAMDKNV; encoded by the exons ATGACTCAAACGACAGAAGGCAACAATGATAAAGACAAGCAGACTGAAAGTAACACACAGCACAATTATAATGAAAG atcttCAGAGCCTGACAGGCAACAGCAGCAATCTCTACTACCAAAAGCGAGTAGTAGTACAGCCAAACAAGTTAGGGAATACATTCCAAGATCTGGGATGAAAAAGTATCACCATGCTTTGAGTAATTTAATTCCAGTGCGATATCAAAATCA aaaaaaagagaattggcCAGCAGATAATGCTGGATTATTttcatacgtatatataacatgGATGACACCATATTTTTGGAAAGCTTACAAGAAAGGACTTATGATTAAAGACTTGCCAGACATTTCCTTATATGATACTTGCGAGTACAACGCACTCAG ACTTGATATACTTTGGCAACAGGAATTAAGTAAAAATGGTCCCAATGCAGCCTCTTTTTTCATGGTTGCATGGAGATTTGTTCGCACAAGAATTTGCATATCGTGCTTTTTAATGAGCTGTTCTCTTATCTTTGGATTTATAAGTCct ACAATATTAATGAGGAAGATACTGGAGCATGTAGAATCTTCGGAGGAAGGTTTCTGGGATGGTTTAAAATGGGTTTTATTACTAATGCTGTGCGATTCTCTgcgcgcttttttttttacctggaCGTGGAATATGAATTACAAAACTGGATTACGATTAAAGTCAGCTTGCGTGGCTTTGTTATACAAGAAGATTATCAGATTAAACAGCCTTGGCAATAAAAGTATAGGAGAA ataatcaatttattttgtaacgaCAGTCAAAGGCTCtttgatgtaattatttatggaCCAATGATTATCAGTGGACCAATAGTCCTAATTTGtggtataatttatatattgtggcTGTTCAATCCCATTGCTTTGATAGGAATAGCAGTTTTCCTTTCGTTCTATCCATGTCAG taCTTTATTTCCCGTGCGACTGGTTACTTTCGCTCAAAATCAGTAAACATTACGGATGCTCGAGTGCGACTTATGAGCGAGATCTTGGAATGTATAAAGCTGATTAAGATGTATTCttgggaaaaatattttagtcagAAACTTCTTG ccATACGCAAAAAGGAAGAATGTTGGCTTCATAAGACCGCATATTTTCAAAGCTTAAGCATCTCTTTAACACCTGCTATACCCGTGATATCCGCGATCGTTACATTTTTAGCACATGTTACCTCAGGCAGTGGATTAACGGCCGCACAG GCTTTTCCAATGACCACATTATTCGGAAATTTGCTTAGACTGGCACTTACATCACTTAAGGATACCACGCGATATTTTATCAACGCCCTCATAGCTCTTAGAAGATTCAAG AACGTGCTGCTATTGGACGAGGGCTGTTGCCAGGCGTCGAAACCGATAGTGAGATCGCAAGCAGTTGCCATCGCCAATGGTACTTTCGTTTGCGACAGCATGAAGCTTCAAAGGGATACATCAATCAATAAcaagaaaaa GAATAACATGTCATCATTCATCACGAATAATTCAACGGAACTGGAAAATCTGAATCAACCGCAGGAAGCCAAGTACATCGAAGTTCTCAGTGATATACACTTTGGAGCGCCCAAGGGAAAACTAGTCGGTATCTGCGGCCACGTAGGCAGCGGTAAGTCCAGTCTGCTGCTGGCGGCTCTGGGACAGTTGAGAATGACAAAAGGACATATTTTGCGGGAGGGCACTTGCGCCTATGTTAGCCAACAGGCATGGATCGTAAACGGCACTTTCAAGGAGAACATCTTGTTTGGGGAAGAGTTTGATGCCAAGCGTTACTATCACACGATCACGATTTGTAATCTAAAGGATGATCTGAACATGTTGCCCGGGGGAGACGACACCGAGATCGGTGAGAGAGGTGTCAATTTGTCTGGGGGACAAAAGCAGAGAGTCGCGCTCGCGCGAGCGTATTACGCCAATCG GGATGTTTATTTTCTCGATGATCCTCTGAGCGCGGTTGACATGTACATCGGCTCGTACATATTCGAGAAATTGATTGTCGAGGCTCTTAGGAATAAATCCGTCCTTTTTGTGACGCATAACATTCAG TTTTTGAAGCGTTgtgatgaaatttatatgatgaATATCGGCAAAATCGTAGAGCATGGAACCCACGAAGACCTCATGAGACTCGATAGGGAATATGCATCGATGGTAAAGAGCAGCACAGTTGCCGCGGAAGATAATTTGTCATC TGGAAAGTTTGTGGGAACGCagaaaaacattattagtATCGGCGGCTCAGAATTGGAAAAGACAGAGATGGGACATAAAGAAAATGATCGGGAAAAATCGTACAAAG GAACTTTAACAGTGACAGAAAAAGCCGAAACCGGAGCTGTTAAGTCGCACACttatcatacatacatagaaGCCACAGGTGGTTACTTGGTCGCggttcttgtattttttacgtttttcttGAACGTGGGTAGCTCAGCATTTAGTACTTGGTGGCTCGCTGTGTGGATTAATGCTGGCGGAGGC aaCATAACTGTGCCAGAAAGTAATGATACCGTGTACATAGAGGATATAAATGCCAATCCTGACTTCtcattttatcgtaatatatatGGCGCATGCATCGCCGGTATCTTATTGACAAGTTTTATTCGCGGCATTGCCATTACATTTACCACGATAAAAGCCTCGACTACATTGCACAATACATTTCTACGCAAAATTATTAGTTCTCCGTTAATGTTCTTCGAGACCACTCCAAGCGGCAGAATACAAAACATTTTCAGTCGAGATATAGATGAAA ttgataattatttacctATATCGATTGAAAACAtggtgcaaaatatttttacctgTATTTTcgctattttctttatttgcgGCGTATTGCCTTGGTTTTCGATAGCGTTATTTCTATTTGGCGCGCTATTCTTCTTTGTTAGCAAATTGTTTAG AATATGCATGAGGGATTTGAAAAGAATGGAAAATATCTCGCGATCTCCTGTTTTAAGTTTTGTTACAACGACGATCCAAGGTTTGAGCACAATTCACGCGTTTCAAAAGGAGAAGAACTTTTTGTACAG ATTCGAGGAGTTATTCAACACGAATAATCTGTGCCAGCATCTATGCCAAGCTGCAATGAGATGGTCCGCGGTGAGATTGGACAGTTTGGTGATTGCCTCATCCTGCATAACTGCGTTACTTGTGATCTCGtttaaaaatgagatatcGCCAGCCTTTGCAGGTTTGGCAATGGCATATGCCACACAAATGACCGGTATCTTTCAATATACGGTCAGATTGATGTCCGAGACCGAAGTGCGCTTTATAAGTGTAGAAAGGATCAGTTATTATCTCAAA acttTGCAGAGGGAAGGTGCAAGTAAGACAGTCGCTCTTAAACCAGCCGACGATTGGCCCTCTCGCggcaaaatagaatttaaagcTGTCCAGTTGAGATACAGAGAGGAGCTACCGCTCGTGCTAATCGACCTGTCTTTTACTATAAAGGCTGGAGAGAAAATAG GTATCGTTGGTCGCACCGGATCTGGCAAGAGTTCTTTAATCGTAGCTTTATTCCGATTAGTCGAGATTTGCGAGGGTATCATTAAGATCGATGGTATTGATGTCTCAAAATTGGAATTAGATGTATTACGAAGTAAATTATCGATCATCCCTCAGGATCCAATTTTATTCAGTGGAACTATAAg atCCAATTTAGATCCTTTCCAACGACATACAGACTGCGACATTTGGAATGCTCTTGAAAAGACGCAGATGAAAGATCGGGTGTCTCTTATGCCGGGAAATCTCGATGCTTCCGTTGGATTTGGGGGAAATAATTTAAGTGTTGGCGAAAGACAGCTTCTTTGTTTATCAAGAGCTTTATTACATAGtgcaaaa GTGCTGATTCTAGACGAAGCAACAGCCGCTGTCGATCCGGAAACCGAAGCAACAGTGCAAAGTACTTTGCAGAATGAATTCGCGGATTGCACTGTGCTTACGATCGCTCATCGATTGCAAACTGTCGTCGCGTGCAATCGCATTCTCGTTATGAGTAACGGCAGAGTCGTTGAATTCGATGCACCGACGATTCTTCTCTCTCGACCGGATTCTGAGTTTTCGAAATTGATGGCTGCCATGGACaagaatgtgtaa
- the LOC126848224 gene encoding ATP-binding cassette sub-family C member 5-like isoform X3 codes for MTQTTEGNNDKDKQTESNTQHNYNERSSEPDRQQQQSLLPKASSSTAKQVREYIPRSGMKKYHHALSNLIPVRYQNQKKENWPADNAGLFSYVYITWMTPYFWKAYKKGLMIKDLPDISLYDTCEYNALRLDILWQQELSKNGPNAASFFMVAWRFVRTRICISCFLMSCSLIFGFISPTILMRKILEHVESSEEGFWDGLKWVLLLMLCDSLRAFFFTWTWNMNYKTGLRLKSACVALLYKKIIRLNSLGNKSIGEIINLFCNDSQRLFDVIIYGPMIISGPIVLICGIIYILWLFNPIALIGIAVFLSFYPCQYFISRATGYFRSKSVNITDARVRLMSEILECIKLIKMYSWEKYFSQKLLAIRKKEECWLHKTAYFQSLSISLTPAIPVISAIVTFLAHVTSGSGLTAAQAFPMTTLFGNLLRLALTSLKDTTRYFINALIALRRFKVFPFVSVLSAQIRTSFMFLQVALVNIAAVKITFGRIKNVLLLDEGCCQASKPIVRSQAVAIANGTFVCDSMKLQRDTSINNKKKNNMSSFITNNSTELENLNQPQEAKYIEVLSDIHFGAPKGKLVGICGHVGSGKSSLLLAALGQLRMTKGHILREGTCAYVSQQAWIVNGTFKENILFGEEFDAKRYYHTITICNLKDDLNMLPGGDDTEIGERGVNLSGGQKQRVALARAYYANRDVYFLDDPLSAVDMYIGSYIFEKLIVEALRNKSVLFVTHNIQFLKRCDEIYMMNIGKIVEHGTHEDLMRLDREYASMVKSSTVAAEDNFGKFVGTQKNIISIGGSELEKTEMGHKENDREKSYKGTLTVTEKAETGAVKSHTYHTYIEATGGYLVAVLVFFTFFLNVGSSAFSTWWLAVWINAGGGNITVPESNDTVYIEDINANPDFSFYRNIYGACIAGILLTSFIRGIAITFTTIKASTTLHNTFLRKIISSPLMFFETTPSGRIQNIFSRDIDEIDNYLPISIENMVQNIFTCIFAIFFICGVLPWFSIALFLFGALFFFVSKLFRICMRDLKRMENISRSPVLSFVTTTIQGLSTIHAFQKEKNFLYRFEELFNTNNLCQHLCQAAMRWSAVRLDSLVIASSCITALLVISFKNEISPAFAGLAMAYATQMTGIFQYTVRLMSETEVRFISVERISYYLKTLQREGASKTVALKPADDWPSRGKIEFKAVQLRYREELPLVLIDLSFTIKAGEKIGIVGRTGSGKSSLIVALFRLVEICEGIIKIDGIDVSKLELDVLRSKLSIIPQDPILFSGTIRSNLDPFQRHTDCDIWNALEKTQMKDRVSLMPGNLDASVGFGGNNLSVGERQLLCLSRALLHSAKVLILDEATAAVDPETEATVQSTLQNEFADCTVLTIAHRLQTVVACNRILVMSNGRVVEFDAPTILLSRPDSEFSKLMAAMDKNV; via the exons ATGACTCAAACGACAGAAGGCAACAATGATAAAGACAAGCAGACTGAAAGTAACACACAGCACAATTATAATGAAAG atcttCAGAGCCTGACAGGCAACAGCAGCAATCTCTACTACCAAAAGCGAGTAGTAGTACAGCCAAACAAGTTAGGGAATACATTCCAAGATCTGGGATGAAAAAGTATCACCATGCTTTGAGTAATTTAATTCCAGTGCGATATCAAAATCA aaaaaaagagaattggcCAGCAGATAATGCTGGATTATTttcatacgtatatataacatgGATGACACCATATTTTTGGAAAGCTTACAAGAAAGGACTTATGATTAAAGACTTGCCAGACATTTCCTTATATGATACTTGCGAGTACAACGCACTCAG ACTTGATATACTTTGGCAACAGGAATTAAGTAAAAATGGTCCCAATGCAGCCTCTTTTTTCATGGTTGCATGGAGATTTGTTCGCACAAGAATTTGCATATCGTGCTTTTTAATGAGCTGTTCTCTTATCTTTGGATTTATAAGTCct ACAATATTAATGAGGAAGATACTGGAGCATGTAGAATCTTCGGAGGAAGGTTTCTGGGATGGTTTAAAATGGGTTTTATTACTAATGCTGTGCGATTCTCTgcgcgcttttttttttacctggaCGTGGAATATGAATTACAAAACTGGATTACGATTAAAGTCAGCTTGCGTGGCTTTGTTATACAAGAAGATTATCAGATTAAACAGCCTTGGCAATAAAAGTATAGGAGAA ataatcaatttattttgtaacgaCAGTCAAAGGCTCtttgatgtaattatttatggaCCAATGATTATCAGTGGACCAATAGTCCTAATTTGtggtataatttatatattgtggcTGTTCAATCCCATTGCTTTGATAGGAATAGCAGTTTTCCTTTCGTTCTATCCATGTCAG taCTTTATTTCCCGTGCGACTGGTTACTTTCGCTCAAAATCAGTAAACATTACGGATGCTCGAGTGCGACTTATGAGCGAGATCTTGGAATGTATAAAGCTGATTAAGATGTATTCttgggaaaaatattttagtcagAAACTTCTTG ccATACGCAAAAAGGAAGAATGTTGGCTTCATAAGACCGCATATTTTCAAAGCTTAAGCATCTCTTTAACACCTGCTATACCCGTGATATCCGCGATCGTTACATTTTTAGCACATGTTACCTCAGGCAGTGGATTAACGGCCGCACAG GCTTTTCCAATGACCACATTATTCGGAAATTTGCTTAGACTGGCACTTACATCACTTAAGGATACCACGCGATATTTTATCAACGCCCTCATAGCTCTTAGAAGATTCAAG GTGTTTCCCTTCGTATCGGTGCTCAGTGCTCAAATTCGTACTTCTTTCATGTTTTTGCAAGTGGCCTTAGTTAATATCGCTGCGGTAAAGATAACTTTTGGCAGAATTAAG AACGTGCTGCTATTGGACGAGGGCTGTTGCCAGGCGTCGAAACCGATAGTGAGATCGCAAGCAGTTGCCATCGCCAATGGTACTTTCGTTTGCGACAGCATGAAGCTTCAAAGGGATACATCAATCAATAAcaagaaaaa GAATAACATGTCATCATTCATCACGAATAATTCAACGGAACTGGAAAATCTGAATCAACCGCAGGAAGCCAAGTACATCGAAGTTCTCAGTGATATACACTTTGGAGCGCCCAAGGGAAAACTAGTCGGTATCTGCGGCCACGTAGGCAGCGGTAAGTCCAGTCTGCTGCTGGCGGCTCTGGGACAGTTGAGAATGACAAAAGGACATATTTTGCGGGAGGGCACTTGCGCCTATGTTAGCCAACAGGCATGGATCGTAAACGGCACTTTCAAGGAGAACATCTTGTTTGGGGAAGAGTTTGATGCCAAGCGTTACTATCACACGATCACGATTTGTAATCTAAAGGATGATCTGAACATGTTGCCCGGGGGAGACGACACCGAGATCGGTGAGAGAGGTGTCAATTTGTCTGGGGGACAAAAGCAGAGAGTCGCGCTCGCGCGAGCGTATTACGCCAATCG GGATGTTTATTTTCTCGATGATCCTCTGAGCGCGGTTGACATGTACATCGGCTCGTACATATTCGAGAAATTGATTGTCGAGGCTCTTAGGAATAAATCCGTCCTTTTTGTGACGCATAACATTCAG TTTTTGAAGCGTTgtgatgaaatttatatgatgaATATCGGCAAAATCGTAGAGCATGGAACCCACGAAGACCTCATGAGACTCGATAGGGAATATGCATCGATGGTAAAGAGCAGCACAGTTGCCGCGGAAGATAATTT TGGAAAGTTTGTGGGAACGCagaaaaacattattagtATCGGCGGCTCAGAATTGGAAAAGACAGAGATGGGACATAAAGAAAATGATCGGGAAAAATCGTACAAAG GAACTTTAACAGTGACAGAAAAAGCCGAAACCGGAGCTGTTAAGTCGCACACttatcatacatacatagaaGCCACAGGTGGTTACTTGGTCGCggttcttgtattttttacgtttttcttGAACGTGGGTAGCTCAGCATTTAGTACTTGGTGGCTCGCTGTGTGGATTAATGCTGGCGGAGGC aaCATAACTGTGCCAGAAAGTAATGATACCGTGTACATAGAGGATATAAATGCCAATCCTGACTTCtcattttatcgtaatatatatGGCGCATGCATCGCCGGTATCTTATTGACAAGTTTTATTCGCGGCATTGCCATTACATTTACCACGATAAAAGCCTCGACTACATTGCACAATACATTTCTACGCAAAATTATTAGTTCTCCGTTAATGTTCTTCGAGACCACTCCAAGCGGCAGAATACAAAACATTTTCAGTCGAGATATAGATGAAA ttgataattatttacctATATCGATTGAAAACAtggtgcaaaatatttttacctgTATTTTcgctattttctttatttgcgGCGTATTGCCTTGGTTTTCGATAGCGTTATTTCTATTTGGCGCGCTATTCTTCTTTGTTAGCAAATTGTTTAG AATATGCATGAGGGATTTGAAAAGAATGGAAAATATCTCGCGATCTCCTGTTTTAAGTTTTGTTACAACGACGATCCAAGGTTTGAGCACAATTCACGCGTTTCAAAAGGAGAAGAACTTTTTGTACAG ATTCGAGGAGTTATTCAACACGAATAATCTGTGCCAGCATCTATGCCAAGCTGCAATGAGATGGTCCGCGGTGAGATTGGACAGTTTGGTGATTGCCTCATCCTGCATAACTGCGTTACTTGTGATCTCGtttaaaaatgagatatcGCCAGCCTTTGCAGGTTTGGCAATGGCATATGCCACACAAATGACCGGTATCTTTCAATATACGGTCAGATTGATGTCCGAGACCGAAGTGCGCTTTATAAGTGTAGAAAGGATCAGTTATTATCTCAAA acttTGCAGAGGGAAGGTGCAAGTAAGACAGTCGCTCTTAAACCAGCCGACGATTGGCCCTCTCGCggcaaaatagaatttaaagcTGTCCAGTTGAGATACAGAGAGGAGCTACCGCTCGTGCTAATCGACCTGTCTTTTACTATAAAGGCTGGAGAGAAAATAG GTATCGTTGGTCGCACCGGATCTGGCAAGAGTTCTTTAATCGTAGCTTTATTCCGATTAGTCGAGATTTGCGAGGGTATCATTAAGATCGATGGTATTGATGTCTCAAAATTGGAATTAGATGTATTACGAAGTAAATTATCGATCATCCCTCAGGATCCAATTTTATTCAGTGGAACTATAAg atCCAATTTAGATCCTTTCCAACGACATACAGACTGCGACATTTGGAATGCTCTTGAAAAGACGCAGATGAAAGATCGGGTGTCTCTTATGCCGGGAAATCTCGATGCTTCCGTTGGATTTGGGGGAAATAATTTAAGTGTTGGCGAAAGACAGCTTCTTTGTTTATCAAGAGCTTTATTACATAGtgcaaaa GTGCTGATTCTAGACGAAGCAACAGCCGCTGTCGATCCGGAAACCGAAGCAACAGTGCAAAGTACTTTGCAGAATGAATTCGCGGATTGCACTGTGCTTACGATCGCTCATCGATTGCAAACTGTCGTCGCGTGCAATCGCATTCTCGTTATGAGTAACGGCAGAGTCGTTGAATTCGATGCACCGACGATTCTTCTCTCTCGACCGGATTCTGAGTTTTCGAAATTGATGGCTGCCATGGACaagaatgtgtaa